In Accipiter gentilis chromosome 17, bAccGen1.1, whole genome shotgun sequence, one DNA window encodes the following:
- the KIAA1522 gene encoding uncharacterized protein KIAA1522 homolog isoform X4, protein MVVFMGRNLSSLLAFFKKKGATKGEAEKRLSVQYTAGEECPDNVFFPTTRPPHLEELHNQAQQGLKSLQHQEKQKQTKSAWDHGDTSSLQSCASSEDDSVSFRSRAASCATDSTSEDALSIRSEMIQRKGSTFRPHDSFPKSSERAGKKRKERRTTVLGIPQHVQKELGLRNSREAKGHPEADGRGQARHGGSQVPQPLLNGGQVSGDAIRIPTIDGKLQPLAVSGGARVRLGALEEADTALQKHIDRVYYDDTLLGRKTAAKLSPMVRPKSLAVPGMTTNATPPELLSPVMSISPQGTYMSKIIPNAILPPMVDVVALTRSSVRTLSRCSLVSSSPASVRSLARFSECSTRSREPSSSSDNWSHSQSTETIVSNSSTISSQGGSDRRQPEAGPCGEADAVAHSDTDQVSVYSSASFASSCSKPAAGPAPTAPGLLVVGGSSGRASPAYSMSSQAEGSDTGSLASERSSARSVSLRKMKKPPAPPRRTYSLHQKAEGEPKVLGLPPKPDRRSQRESSAPWSPRPEPFSPTAEDEVFSPSSLSETSSLRSESLAGASSPEASRGSPGVTVVLREPQAQPKWSCPDGSDRTMSPSSGYSSQSGTPTLPAKGLGPPSVSPGRAQPQKPDRVCSLQSPALSVSSSLTSISSSASDPAPPETLPCRSDRFVIPPHPKVPAPFSPPPTKPQQPTAPAGPLVPSPDPPVPSTACQEPSAKPSGKSPPPSPPPAYHPPPPPAKKVEGTPQAASETPADTAWPPPPPPAPEEHDLSMADFPPPDEAYFSSLPDAAPAPVAGQKAAPSPGAASSSFSDAVSSRSQQQGPPAGAPQPPSPAEPPPEVAVPPPPPPPLPPPSAPALPPQISLKKAANGPRADAKKEPVSRSKSGPVPKEDASLPIVTPSLLQMVRLRSVSVEPPAGAGTGAEERPAPQKPVRRSLSTRQPPPAKDAVPSNQLHHAVHLKAAALSSGEAAEKPPGSRAALPGSEGPPGDGQLSPRNKSPASTASFIFAKSSRKLVIETASCPEAQADLKRNLVAELMNFSGQRSAAPAASQQGPGKAQAHRKPGKIPPPVAKKPSLGPGPAPSPLNPKAPAAEALGSPVPDGKAKAVLADESRTKSEPAGMTAPGMEDRNAAEPPAQSLPAQDGRGETA, encoded by the exons ATGGTGGTTTTCATGGGCAGGAACCTTTCCTCGCTTCTGGCTTTCTTCAAGAAGAAGG GCGCTACCAAGGGCGAGGCTGAGAAGCGGCTGAGCGTGCAGTATACGGCGGGCGAGGAATGCCCCGACAACGTCTTCTTCCCCACCACGCGGCCCCCGCACCTGGAGGAGCTGCACAACCAGGCTCAGCAGGGACTGAAGTCCCTGCAGCACCAGG agaagcagaagcagacCAAAAGTGCCTGGGACCACGGGGACACCAGCAGCCTCCAG TCCTGCGCATCCTCGGAGGATGACAGTGTGTCCTTCCGGAGCCGGGCGGCCTCCTGTGCCACTGACAGCACCTCCGAGGACGCCCTCTCCATCCGCTCCGAGATGATCCAGCGGAAAG GTTCCACCTTCCGACCGCATGACTCCTTTCCCAAATCCTCAGAGAGGGCTggcaagaagaggaaagaaaggaggacgACGGTGCTGGGCATCCCCCAGCATGTCCAGAAGGAGCTGG GTCTCAGGAACAGCCGGGAAGCCAAGGGACACCCTGAGGCTGATGGGCGAGGGCAGGCAAGGCACGGGGGCAGCCAGGTGCCTCAGCCCTTGCTGAACGGCGGGCAGGTCTCCGGCGACGCCATCCGCATCCCCACCATCGACGGGAAGCTGCAGCCGCTGGCTGTCTCCGGGGGTGCCCGTGTTCGCCTGGGAGCCTTGGAGGAGGCAGACACGGCCCTGCAGAAGCACATCGACCGGGTTTACTACGACGACACGTTGCTGGGGAGGAAGACGGCGGCCAAGCTGTCGCCCATGGTGAGGCCAAAGTCACTGGCCGTGCCAGGCATGACCACCAACGCCACCCCCCCGGAGCTGCTGAGCCCCGTCATGTCCATCTCGCCCCAGGGCACCTACATGTCCAAGATCATTCCCAACGCCATCCTGCCACCCATGGTGGACGTGGTGGCCCTGACGCGGAGCAGCGTGCGGACGCTGAGCCGCTGCAGCCTGGTGTCGTCCAGCCCGGCCTCGGTGCGCTCCCTTGCCCGCTTCTCGGAGTGCAGCACCCGCAGCCGCgagccctcctcctccagcgACAACTGGAGCCACTCACAGTCCACAGAGACCATCGTCTCCAACAGCTCCACCATCTCCTCCCAGGGTGGCTCCGACCGCCGGCAGCCCGAGGCAGGACCGTGCGGCGAGGCGGATGCTGTGGCTCACTCCGACACCGACCAAGTCAGCGTCTACAGCTCCGCCAGCTTTGCCAGCTCCTGCTCCAAGCCTGCCGCCGGCCCCGCACCTACGGCCCCAGGGCTCCTGGTCGTGGGGGGCAGCAGCGGCCGGGCGTCCCCCGCCTACAGCATGAGCAGCCAGGCGGAGGGCTCGGACACAGGcagcctggccagcgagcgctcCTCCGCCCGCAGCGTCTCCCTCAGGAAGATGAAGAAGCCCCCGGCTCCCCCTCGCAGGACCTACTCGCTGCACCAgaaggccgagggggagcccaaagtgctggggctgccccccaaGCCCGACCGGCGGTCCCAGCGGGAGAGCAGCGCACCCTGGTCCCCGCGCCCCGAGCCCTTCAGCCCCACGGCCGAGGATGAGGTCTTCTCCCCGTCGTCGCTGAGCGAGACCAGCAGCCTCCGCTCCGAGAGCCTGGCCGGCGCCAGCTCCCCCGAGGCCTCGCGGGGCAGCCCTGGGGTGACGGTGGTGCTGAGGGAGCCCCAGGCTCAGCCCAAGTGGAGCTGCCCGGATGGGTCTGACCGCACCATGTCCCCTTCCAGCGGCTACTCCAGCCAGAGCGGGACACCCACGCTGCCTGCCAAGGGGCTGGGACCCCCATCTGTGTCCCCgggcagggctcagccccagAAGCCGGACCGGGTGTGCTCCCTGCAGTCGCCTGCGCTGTCTGTGTCCTCCTCCCtcacctccatctcctcctcGGCCTCGGACCCAGCCCCCCCAGAGACGCTGCCCTGCCGCTCGGACCGGTTCGTCATCCCGCCGCACCCCAAGGTGCCCGCTCCCTTCTCCCCGCCACCCACCAAACCCCAGCAGCCCacagcccccgccggccccctcGTCCCCTCGCCAGACCCACCGGTGCCCAGCACTGCCTGCCAGGAGCCCTCGGCCAAGCCCAGCGGCAAGTCTCCACCGCCATCGCCGCCGCCTGCCTACCACCCGCCTCCTCCGCCGGCCAAAAAGGTGGAGGGGACCCCCCAGGCCGCCAGCGAGACCCCCGCCGACACCGCCTggcccccgccacccccgccgGCTCCCGAGGAGCACGACCTATCCATGGCGGACTTCCCCCCTCCGGATGAAgcctatttctccagcctgcccgATGCCGCGCCGGCTCCGGTGGCCGGGCAGAAAGCGGCACCGAGCCCGGGGGCTGCGTCTTCTTCGTTCTCAGACGCCGTCTCTTCGCGCAGCCAGCAGCAAGGCCCGCCGGCTGGGGCACCGCAGCCGCCTTCCCCCGCCGAGCCCCCTCCTGAGGTCGCCGTgcccccgccaccgcctccacctctccccccaccctcgGCTCCGGCTCTGCCACCCCAAATCAGCCTTAAGAAGGCGGCCAACGGCCCCCGGGCAGACGCCAAGAAGGAGCCGGTGTCGCGGAGCAAGAGCGGTCCCGTGCCCAAGGAGGACGCCAGCCTGCCCATCGTCACACCCTCGCTGCTGCAGATGGTACGGCTGCGCTCCGTGAGCGTGGAGCCGCCCGCCGGGGCCGGTACCGGTGCCGAGGAGCGGCCGGCACCCCAGAAGCCTGTCCGCCGGTCCCTGTCCACACGGCAGCCCCCTCCTGCCAAAGACGCGGTGCCTTCAAACCAGCTCCACCACGCCGTGCACCTCAAGGCTGCCGCCTTGTCCTCTGGTGAGGCTGCGGAGAAGCCGCCGGGCAGCAGagcggctctgcccggctccgaGGGGCCCCCCGGGGACGGCCAGCTCTCCCCCAGGAACAAGTCACCGGCCTCCACCGCCAGCTTCATCTTCGCCAAGAGCTCTAGGAAGCTGGTGATCGAGACGGCCTCGTGTCCCGAGGCGCAGGCTGACCTGAAGAGGAACTTGGTGGCCGAGCTGATGAATTTCTCGGGGCAACGCTCGGCAGCCCCGGCTGCCTCCCAGCAGGGCCCCGGCAAGGCACAAGCCCACCGAAAACCTGGCAAGATCCCCCCTCCGGTAGCCAAGAAGCCTTCGCTTGGCCCGGGGCCGGCTCCTTCCCCCCTGAATCCAAAGGCACCGGCGGCAGAGGCACTGGGCTCCCCCGTGCCAGACGGGAAAGCCAAGGCAGTGCTGGCGGACGAGAGCAGGACTAAGAGTGAGCCGGCAGGGATGACGGCCCCGGGGATGGAGGACAGGAACGCCGCAGAGCCGCCGGCTCAGAGCCTCCCTGCACAAG ATGGACGGGGAGAGACGGCCTGA
- the KIAA1522 gene encoding uncharacterized protein KIAA1522 homolog isoform X5 → MPGATKGEAEKRLSVQYTAGEECPDNVFFPTTRPPHLEELHNQAQQGLKSLQHQEKQKQTKSAWDHGDTSSLQSCASSEDDSVSFRSRAASCATDSTSEDALSIRSEMIQRKGSTFRPHDSFPKSSERAGKKRKERRTTVLGIPQHVQKELGLRNSREAKGHPEADGRGQARHGGSQVPQPLLNGGQVSGDAIRIPTIDGKLQPLAVSGGARVRLGALEEADTALQKHIDRVYYDDTLLGRKTAAKLSPMVRPKSLAVPGMTTNATPPELLSPVMSISPQGTYMSKIIPNAILPPMVDVVALTRSSVRTLSRCSLVSSSPASVRSLARFSECSTRSREPSSSSDNWSHSQSTETIVSNSSTISSQGGSDRRQPEAGPCGEADAVAHSDTDQVSVYSSASFASSCSKPAAGPAPTAPGLLVVGGSSGRASPAYSMSSQAEGSDTGSLASERSSARSVSLRKMKKPPAPPRRTYSLHQKAEGEPKVLGLPPKPDRRSQRESSAPWSPRPEPFSPTAEDEVFSPSSLSETSSLRSESLAGASSPEASRGSPGVTVVLREPQAQPKWSCPDGSDRTMSPSSGYSSQSGTPTLPAKGLGPPSVSPGRAQPQKPDRVCSLQSPALSVSSSLTSISSSASDPAPPETLPCRSDRFVIPPHPKVPAPFSPPPTKPQQPTAPAGPLVPSPDPPVPSTACQEPSAKPSGKSPPPSPPPAYHPPPPPAKKVEGTPQAASETPADTAWPPPPPPAPEEHDLSMADFPPPDEAYFSSLPDAAPAPVAGQKAAPSPGAASSSFSDAVSSRSQQQGPPAGAPQPPSPAEPPPEVAVPPPPPPPLPPPSAPALPPQISLKKAANGPRADAKKEPVSRSKSGPVPKEDASLPIVTPSLLQMVRLRSVSVEPPAGAGTGAEERPAPQKPVRRSLSTRQPPPAKDAVPSNQLHHAVHLKAAALSSGEAAEKPPGSRAALPGSEGPPGDGQLSPRNKSPASTASFIFAKSSRKLVIETASCPEAQADLKRNLVAELMNFSGQRSAAPAASQQGPGKAQAHRKPGKIPPPVAKKPSLGPGPAPSPLNPKAPAAEALGSPVPDGKAKAVLADESRTKSEPAGMTAPGMEDRNAAEPPAQSLPAQDGRGETA, encoded by the exons ATGccag GCGCTACCAAGGGCGAGGCTGAGAAGCGGCTGAGCGTGCAGTATACGGCGGGCGAGGAATGCCCCGACAACGTCTTCTTCCCCACCACGCGGCCCCCGCACCTGGAGGAGCTGCACAACCAGGCTCAGCAGGGACTGAAGTCCCTGCAGCACCAGG agaagcagaagcagacCAAAAGTGCCTGGGACCACGGGGACACCAGCAGCCTCCAG TCCTGCGCATCCTCGGAGGATGACAGTGTGTCCTTCCGGAGCCGGGCGGCCTCCTGTGCCACTGACAGCACCTCCGAGGACGCCCTCTCCATCCGCTCCGAGATGATCCAGCGGAAAG GTTCCACCTTCCGACCGCATGACTCCTTTCCCAAATCCTCAGAGAGGGCTggcaagaagaggaaagaaaggaggacgACGGTGCTGGGCATCCCCCAGCATGTCCAGAAGGAGCTGG GTCTCAGGAACAGCCGGGAAGCCAAGGGACACCCTGAGGCTGATGGGCGAGGGCAGGCAAGGCACGGGGGCAGCCAGGTGCCTCAGCCCTTGCTGAACGGCGGGCAGGTCTCCGGCGACGCCATCCGCATCCCCACCATCGACGGGAAGCTGCAGCCGCTGGCTGTCTCCGGGGGTGCCCGTGTTCGCCTGGGAGCCTTGGAGGAGGCAGACACGGCCCTGCAGAAGCACATCGACCGGGTTTACTACGACGACACGTTGCTGGGGAGGAAGACGGCGGCCAAGCTGTCGCCCATGGTGAGGCCAAAGTCACTGGCCGTGCCAGGCATGACCACCAACGCCACCCCCCCGGAGCTGCTGAGCCCCGTCATGTCCATCTCGCCCCAGGGCACCTACATGTCCAAGATCATTCCCAACGCCATCCTGCCACCCATGGTGGACGTGGTGGCCCTGACGCGGAGCAGCGTGCGGACGCTGAGCCGCTGCAGCCTGGTGTCGTCCAGCCCGGCCTCGGTGCGCTCCCTTGCCCGCTTCTCGGAGTGCAGCACCCGCAGCCGCgagccctcctcctccagcgACAACTGGAGCCACTCACAGTCCACAGAGACCATCGTCTCCAACAGCTCCACCATCTCCTCCCAGGGTGGCTCCGACCGCCGGCAGCCCGAGGCAGGACCGTGCGGCGAGGCGGATGCTGTGGCTCACTCCGACACCGACCAAGTCAGCGTCTACAGCTCCGCCAGCTTTGCCAGCTCCTGCTCCAAGCCTGCCGCCGGCCCCGCACCTACGGCCCCAGGGCTCCTGGTCGTGGGGGGCAGCAGCGGCCGGGCGTCCCCCGCCTACAGCATGAGCAGCCAGGCGGAGGGCTCGGACACAGGcagcctggccagcgagcgctcCTCCGCCCGCAGCGTCTCCCTCAGGAAGATGAAGAAGCCCCCGGCTCCCCCTCGCAGGACCTACTCGCTGCACCAgaaggccgagggggagcccaaagtgctggggctgccccccaaGCCCGACCGGCGGTCCCAGCGGGAGAGCAGCGCACCCTGGTCCCCGCGCCCCGAGCCCTTCAGCCCCACGGCCGAGGATGAGGTCTTCTCCCCGTCGTCGCTGAGCGAGACCAGCAGCCTCCGCTCCGAGAGCCTGGCCGGCGCCAGCTCCCCCGAGGCCTCGCGGGGCAGCCCTGGGGTGACGGTGGTGCTGAGGGAGCCCCAGGCTCAGCCCAAGTGGAGCTGCCCGGATGGGTCTGACCGCACCATGTCCCCTTCCAGCGGCTACTCCAGCCAGAGCGGGACACCCACGCTGCCTGCCAAGGGGCTGGGACCCCCATCTGTGTCCCCgggcagggctcagccccagAAGCCGGACCGGGTGTGCTCCCTGCAGTCGCCTGCGCTGTCTGTGTCCTCCTCCCtcacctccatctcctcctcGGCCTCGGACCCAGCCCCCCCAGAGACGCTGCCCTGCCGCTCGGACCGGTTCGTCATCCCGCCGCACCCCAAGGTGCCCGCTCCCTTCTCCCCGCCACCCACCAAACCCCAGCAGCCCacagcccccgccggccccctcGTCCCCTCGCCAGACCCACCGGTGCCCAGCACTGCCTGCCAGGAGCCCTCGGCCAAGCCCAGCGGCAAGTCTCCACCGCCATCGCCGCCGCCTGCCTACCACCCGCCTCCTCCGCCGGCCAAAAAGGTGGAGGGGACCCCCCAGGCCGCCAGCGAGACCCCCGCCGACACCGCCTggcccccgccacccccgccgGCTCCCGAGGAGCACGACCTATCCATGGCGGACTTCCCCCCTCCGGATGAAgcctatttctccagcctgcccgATGCCGCGCCGGCTCCGGTGGCCGGGCAGAAAGCGGCACCGAGCCCGGGGGCTGCGTCTTCTTCGTTCTCAGACGCCGTCTCTTCGCGCAGCCAGCAGCAAGGCCCGCCGGCTGGGGCACCGCAGCCGCCTTCCCCCGCCGAGCCCCCTCCTGAGGTCGCCGTgcccccgccaccgcctccacctctccccccaccctcgGCTCCGGCTCTGCCACCCCAAATCAGCCTTAAGAAGGCGGCCAACGGCCCCCGGGCAGACGCCAAGAAGGAGCCGGTGTCGCGGAGCAAGAGCGGTCCCGTGCCCAAGGAGGACGCCAGCCTGCCCATCGTCACACCCTCGCTGCTGCAGATGGTACGGCTGCGCTCCGTGAGCGTGGAGCCGCCCGCCGGGGCCGGTACCGGTGCCGAGGAGCGGCCGGCACCCCAGAAGCCTGTCCGCCGGTCCCTGTCCACACGGCAGCCCCCTCCTGCCAAAGACGCGGTGCCTTCAAACCAGCTCCACCACGCCGTGCACCTCAAGGCTGCCGCCTTGTCCTCTGGTGAGGCTGCGGAGAAGCCGCCGGGCAGCAGagcggctctgcccggctccgaGGGGCCCCCCGGGGACGGCCAGCTCTCCCCCAGGAACAAGTCACCGGCCTCCACCGCCAGCTTCATCTTCGCCAAGAGCTCTAGGAAGCTGGTGATCGAGACGGCCTCGTGTCCCGAGGCGCAGGCTGACCTGAAGAGGAACTTGGTGGCCGAGCTGATGAATTTCTCGGGGCAACGCTCGGCAGCCCCGGCTGCCTCCCAGCAGGGCCCCGGCAAGGCACAAGCCCACCGAAAACCTGGCAAGATCCCCCCTCCGGTAGCCAAGAAGCCTTCGCTTGGCCCGGGGCCGGCTCCTTCCCCCCTGAATCCAAAGGCACCGGCGGCAGAGGCACTGGGCTCCCCCGTGCCAGACGGGAAAGCCAAGGCAGTGCTGGCGGACGAGAGCAGGACTAAGAGTGAGCCGGCAGGGATGACGGCCCCGGGGATGGAGGACAGGAACGCCGCAGAGCCGCCGGCTCAGAGCCTCCCTGCACAAG ATGGACGGGGAGAGACGGCCTGA
- the KIAA1522 gene encoding uncharacterized protein KIAA1522 homolog isoform X1, with protein MSAGAAPAVGGEREPERNGGGGGSGSAAAAPPSRRKKARAGSLRRALSWLRGRRRRRKSGSPSAGAEGRGATKGEAEKRLSVQYTAGEECPDNVFFPTTRPPHLEELHNQAQQGLKSLQHQEKQKQTKSAWDHGDTSSLQSCASSEDDSVSFRSRAASCATDSTSEDALSIRSEMIQRKGSTFRPHDSFPKSSERAGKKRKERRTTVLGIPQHVQKELGLRNSREAKGHPEADGRGQARHGGSQVPQPLLNGGQVSGDAIRIPTIDGKLQPLAVSGGARVRLGALEEADTALQKHIDRVYYDDTLLGRKTAAKLSPMVRPKSLAVPGMTTNATPPELLSPVMSISPQGTYMSKIIPNAILPPMVDVVALTRSSVRTLSRCSLVSSSPASVRSLARFSECSTRSREPSSSSDNWSHSQSTETIVSNSSTISSQGGSDRRQPEAGPCGEADAVAHSDTDQVSVYSSASFASSCSKPAAGPAPTAPGLLVVGGSSGRASPAYSMSSQAEGSDTGSLASERSSARSVSLRKMKKPPAPPRRTYSLHQKAEGEPKVLGLPPKPDRRSQRESSAPWSPRPEPFSPTAEDEVFSPSSLSETSSLRSESLAGASSPEASRGSPGVTVVLREPQAQPKWSCPDGSDRTMSPSSGYSSQSGTPTLPAKGLGPPSVSPGRAQPQKPDRVCSLQSPALSVSSSLTSISSSASDPAPPETLPCRSDRFVIPPHPKVPAPFSPPPTKPQQPTAPAGPLVPSPDPPVPSTACQEPSAKPSGKSPPPSPPPAYHPPPPPAKKVEGTPQAASETPADTAWPPPPPPAPEEHDLSMADFPPPDEAYFSSLPDAAPAPVAGQKAAPSPGAASSSFSDAVSSRSQQQGPPAGAPQPPSPAEPPPEVAVPPPPPPPLPPPSAPALPPQISLKKAANGPRADAKKEPVSRSKSGPVPKEDASLPIVTPSLLQMVRLRSVSVEPPAGAGTGAEERPAPQKPVRRSLSTRQPPPAKDAVPSNQLHHAVHLKAAALSSGEAAEKPPGSRAALPGSEGPPGDGQLSPRNKSPASTASFIFAKSSRKLVIETASCPEAQADLKRNLVAELMNFSGQRSAAPAASQQGPGKAQAHRKPGKIPPPVAKKPSLGPGPAPSPLNPKAPAAEALGSPVPDGKAKAVLADESRTKSEPAGMTAPGMEDRNAAEPPAQSLPAQDGRGETA; from the exons GCGCTACCAAGGGCGAGGCTGAGAAGCGGCTGAGCGTGCAGTATACGGCGGGCGAGGAATGCCCCGACAACGTCTTCTTCCCCACCACGCGGCCCCCGCACCTGGAGGAGCTGCACAACCAGGCTCAGCAGGGACTGAAGTCCCTGCAGCACCAGG agaagcagaagcagacCAAAAGTGCCTGGGACCACGGGGACACCAGCAGCCTCCAG TCCTGCGCATCCTCGGAGGATGACAGTGTGTCCTTCCGGAGCCGGGCGGCCTCCTGTGCCACTGACAGCACCTCCGAGGACGCCCTCTCCATCCGCTCCGAGATGATCCAGCGGAAAG GTTCCACCTTCCGACCGCATGACTCCTTTCCCAAATCCTCAGAGAGGGCTggcaagaagaggaaagaaaggaggacgACGGTGCTGGGCATCCCCCAGCATGTCCAGAAGGAGCTGG GTCTCAGGAACAGCCGGGAAGCCAAGGGACACCCTGAGGCTGATGGGCGAGGGCAGGCAAGGCACGGGGGCAGCCAGGTGCCTCAGCCCTTGCTGAACGGCGGGCAGGTCTCCGGCGACGCCATCCGCATCCCCACCATCGACGGGAAGCTGCAGCCGCTGGCTGTCTCCGGGGGTGCCCGTGTTCGCCTGGGAGCCTTGGAGGAGGCAGACACGGCCCTGCAGAAGCACATCGACCGGGTTTACTACGACGACACGTTGCTGGGGAGGAAGACGGCGGCCAAGCTGTCGCCCATGGTGAGGCCAAAGTCACTGGCCGTGCCAGGCATGACCACCAACGCCACCCCCCCGGAGCTGCTGAGCCCCGTCATGTCCATCTCGCCCCAGGGCACCTACATGTCCAAGATCATTCCCAACGCCATCCTGCCACCCATGGTGGACGTGGTGGCCCTGACGCGGAGCAGCGTGCGGACGCTGAGCCGCTGCAGCCTGGTGTCGTCCAGCCCGGCCTCGGTGCGCTCCCTTGCCCGCTTCTCGGAGTGCAGCACCCGCAGCCGCgagccctcctcctccagcgACAACTGGAGCCACTCACAGTCCACAGAGACCATCGTCTCCAACAGCTCCACCATCTCCTCCCAGGGTGGCTCCGACCGCCGGCAGCCCGAGGCAGGACCGTGCGGCGAGGCGGATGCTGTGGCTCACTCCGACACCGACCAAGTCAGCGTCTACAGCTCCGCCAGCTTTGCCAGCTCCTGCTCCAAGCCTGCCGCCGGCCCCGCACCTACGGCCCCAGGGCTCCTGGTCGTGGGGGGCAGCAGCGGCCGGGCGTCCCCCGCCTACAGCATGAGCAGCCAGGCGGAGGGCTCGGACACAGGcagcctggccagcgagcgctcCTCCGCCCGCAGCGTCTCCCTCAGGAAGATGAAGAAGCCCCCGGCTCCCCCTCGCAGGACCTACTCGCTGCACCAgaaggccgagggggagcccaaagtgctggggctgccccccaaGCCCGACCGGCGGTCCCAGCGGGAGAGCAGCGCACCCTGGTCCCCGCGCCCCGAGCCCTTCAGCCCCACGGCCGAGGATGAGGTCTTCTCCCCGTCGTCGCTGAGCGAGACCAGCAGCCTCCGCTCCGAGAGCCTGGCCGGCGCCAGCTCCCCCGAGGCCTCGCGGGGCAGCCCTGGGGTGACGGTGGTGCTGAGGGAGCCCCAGGCTCAGCCCAAGTGGAGCTGCCCGGATGGGTCTGACCGCACCATGTCCCCTTCCAGCGGCTACTCCAGCCAGAGCGGGACACCCACGCTGCCTGCCAAGGGGCTGGGACCCCCATCTGTGTCCCCgggcagggctcagccccagAAGCCGGACCGGGTGTGCTCCCTGCAGTCGCCTGCGCTGTCTGTGTCCTCCTCCCtcacctccatctcctcctcGGCCTCGGACCCAGCCCCCCCAGAGACGCTGCCCTGCCGCTCGGACCGGTTCGTCATCCCGCCGCACCCCAAGGTGCCCGCTCCCTTCTCCCCGCCACCCACCAAACCCCAGCAGCCCacagcccccgccggccccctcGTCCCCTCGCCAGACCCACCGGTGCCCAGCACTGCCTGCCAGGAGCCCTCGGCCAAGCCCAGCGGCAAGTCTCCACCGCCATCGCCGCCGCCTGCCTACCACCCGCCTCCTCCGCCGGCCAAAAAGGTGGAGGGGACCCCCCAGGCCGCCAGCGAGACCCCCGCCGACACCGCCTggcccccgccacccccgccgGCTCCCGAGGAGCACGACCTATCCATGGCGGACTTCCCCCCTCCGGATGAAgcctatttctccagcctgcccgATGCCGCGCCGGCTCCGGTGGCCGGGCAGAAAGCGGCACCGAGCCCGGGGGCTGCGTCTTCTTCGTTCTCAGACGCCGTCTCTTCGCGCAGCCAGCAGCAAGGCCCGCCGGCTGGGGCACCGCAGCCGCCTTCCCCCGCCGAGCCCCCTCCTGAGGTCGCCGTgcccccgccaccgcctccacctctccccccaccctcgGCTCCGGCTCTGCCACCCCAAATCAGCCTTAAGAAGGCGGCCAACGGCCCCCGGGCAGACGCCAAGAAGGAGCCGGTGTCGCGGAGCAAGAGCGGTCCCGTGCCCAAGGAGGACGCCAGCCTGCCCATCGTCACACCCTCGCTGCTGCAGATGGTACGGCTGCGCTCCGTGAGCGTGGAGCCGCCCGCCGGGGCCGGTACCGGTGCCGAGGAGCGGCCGGCACCCCAGAAGCCTGTCCGCCGGTCCCTGTCCACACGGCAGCCCCCTCCTGCCAAAGACGCGGTGCCTTCAAACCAGCTCCACCACGCCGTGCACCTCAAGGCTGCCGCCTTGTCCTCTGGTGAGGCTGCGGAGAAGCCGCCGGGCAGCAGagcggctctgcccggctccgaGGGGCCCCCCGGGGACGGCCAGCTCTCCCCCAGGAACAAGTCACCGGCCTCCACCGCCAGCTTCATCTTCGCCAAGAGCTCTAGGAAGCTGGTGATCGAGACGGCCTCGTGTCCCGAGGCGCAGGCTGACCTGAAGAGGAACTTGGTGGCCGAGCTGATGAATTTCTCGGGGCAACGCTCGGCAGCCCCGGCTGCCTCCCAGCAGGGCCCCGGCAAGGCACAAGCCCACCGAAAACCTGGCAAGATCCCCCCTCCGGTAGCCAAGAAGCCTTCGCTTGGCCCGGGGCCGGCTCCTTCCCCCCTGAATCCAAAGGCACCGGCGGCAGAGGCACTGGGCTCCCCCGTGCCAGACGGGAAAGCCAAGGCAGTGCTGGCGGACGAGAGCAGGACTAAGAGTGAGCCGGCAGGGATGACGGCCCCGGGGATGGAGGACAGGAACGCCGCAGAGCCGCCGGCTCAGAGCCTCCCTGCACAAG ATGGACGGGGAGAGACGGCCTGA